The proteins below come from a single Triticum aestivum cultivar Chinese Spring chromosome 5D, IWGSC CS RefSeq v2.1, whole genome shotgun sequence genomic window:
- the LOC123120314 gene encoding protein TRAUCO: protein MADASFPSPAMLPPSDSDLLLPPTDAPTPEAAARTPNLPDTPASAADPETPFSDAATASDADVSAVAPLYAAAVDDAEDDGINDPSGAARKHMTLAPPAPPTKKSKKKGGNCVWTRPNSRKGKKKAKPPGHAVAGGAGASGGGRPRPSCGEDEFLLTPAPRLAAERNDDGPELPVLLSRVYKSEKIEVSEDRLTAGSTKGYRMIRATRGIASGAWYFEVKVMHLGSSGATRLGWATNKADIQTPVGCDSFGFSYRSVDGSKVYKAWRDKYADEGYGEGDILGFYISLPQGELYEPKQPDLVKYKGMPFHAQGLKDEKKTPDPVPGSEIVYFKNGVCQGTAFEDIPGGRYYPAASMYSLPDEPNCEVRFNFGPDFTFFPEDFAGRPVPRPMSEVPYQAYELKNEGPAENGNAEKAG, encoded by the exons ATGGCCGACGCCTCCTTTCCCTCGCCCGCGATGTTGCCGCCGTCCGATTCCGACCTGCTCCTGCCGCCCACCGACGCCCCGAcccccgaagccgccgccaggaCCCCCAACCTCCCCGACACCCCCGCCTCCGCCGCGGATCCAGAGACCCCCTTCTCCGACGCCGCCACCGCCTCCGACGCCGACGTTTCCGCCGTCGCCCCGCTCTACGCGGCGGCCGTGGATGACGCCGAGGACGACGGGATCAACGACCCCTCGGGCGCCGCCAGGAAGCACATGACCCTCGCGCCCCCGGCCCCGCCGAccaagaagtccaagaagaagggcggcaactGCGTCTGGACCAGGCCCAACTcccgcaaggggaagaagaaggccaagccGCCCGGCCACGCCGTCGCCGGCGGCGCCGGCGCCAGCGGAGGCGGCCGCCCCAGGCCCTCCTGTGGCGAGGACGAGTTCCTCCTCACCCCGGCACCCCGCCTCGCGGCCGAACGCAACGACGACGGGCCTGAACTGCCTGTGCTCCTCTCGCGTGTCTACAAGTCCGAGAAGATCGAGGTCTCGGAGGATCGCCTAACCGCAGGCAGCACCAAGGGCTACCGAATGATACGTGCCACCCGTGGCATTGCATCCGGTGCTTGGTATTTTGAGGTCAAGGTCATGCACCTTGGTAGCTCCGGCGCCACCCGTCTCGGCTGGGCCACCAACAAGGCTGACATCCAGACACCTGTGGGTTGCGACAGCTTTGGTTTCAGTTACCGCAGCGTCGATGGCTCCAAGGTGTACAAGGCCTGGAGGGATAAGTATGCCGATGAAGGATACGGCGAAGGAGATATTCTGGGCTTCTACATTTCTCTGCCTCAGGGCGAGCTGTATGAGCCCAAACAACCTGACCTGGTTAAGTACAAGGGAATGCCTTTCCATGCACAAGGTCTCAAGGATGAGAAAAAGACGCCGGATCCTGTTCCTG GAAGTGAGATAGTTTACTTCAAGAACGGGGTATGCCAAGGCACGGCCTTTGAGGATATTCCTGGAGGGCGCTACTACCCAGCTGCATCAATGTACTCACTGCCTGATGAGCCGAATTGTGAGGTCAGGTTCAACTTTGGGCCTGATTTCACGTTCTTTCCTGAAGACTTCGCAGGCCGTCCTGTCCCTCGGCCAATGAGCGAGGTGCCTTACCAGGCATATGAGCTGAAGAACGAGGGACCTGCTGAAAATGGTAATGCTGAAAAGGCTGGTTAG